A stretch of the Uranotaenia lowii strain MFRU-FL chromosome 3, ASM2978415v1, whole genome shotgun sequence genome encodes the following:
- the LOC129752980 gene encoding uncharacterized protein LOC129752980 — MATTSASSLSSKNRPLRNLQTKVKALMEMFKSITIFASTLGEVTSAQQIHVRLEKLDDFWDRINDALIEVEMHEEYSSKEATCSNIRQDFTTKYYNAKASILERIKELEGGASVLHSTCMMDSSIQPTIEHVRLPQIKLQTFDGDIDQWLSFRELYSSLIHTKTDLPEVEKFHYLKGCLTGEARALIDPLTLTRANYSVAWDILMARYNDSKVLKRRLVGNLFILPKVAIGIGGRLPWTDNEVAEESAVDIQALLEGFERVVQTLDQLVKPEEYKDLLLLEMLCSRLDPITRRAWEEHSAHQDQDKI, encoded by the exons ATGGCTACGACTTCCGCGTCAAGTTTGTCATCGAAGAATCGACCGCTGCGCAATCTACAAACAAAGGTGAAGGCGTTGATGgagatgtttaaatcaataaCCATTTTCGCAAGCACTCTGGGGGAAGTTACCTCAGCTCAACAAATCCATGTTAGGCTGGAGAAACTGGACGATTTTTGGGATCGGATCAACGATGCGCTGATCGAGGTTGAGATGCACGAAGAGTACTCGTCGAAAGAAGCAACATGTTCCAATATACGACAGGATTTCACCACGAAGTACTACAACGCCAAGGCATCTATATTGGAACGCATCAAGGAACTGGAAGGAGGTGCCAGTGTTCTACATTCCACCTGTATGATGGACTCGTCTATTCAACCAACCATCGAGCATGTCAGGCTACCGCAAATTAAGTTGCAAACGTTCGACGGTGACATCGACCAGTGGCTGAGCTTCCGGGAGCTGTACTCATCCCTGATCCATACCAAGACAGACTTACCGGAGGTTGAGAAGTTCCACTACCTGAAGGGCTGTCTCACCGGCGAGGCGCGGGCTCTCATCGATCCGTTGACACTTACGAGGGCGAACTATTCAGTAGCTTGGGACATCCTAATGGCCAGGTACAACGACAGCAAGGTGTTGAAGCGCAGGCTGGTTGGAAACCTATTTATACTTCCCAAGGTGGCTATTGGAATTGGAggacggttgccatggaccga taatgaGGTTGCTGAGGAGTCGGCCGTCGATATTCAGGCACTACTGGAAGGTTTCGAACGCGTCGTGCAAACCCTGGACCAATTGGTGAAACCGGAAGAATATAAGGACCTGTTGTTGCTGGAAATGTTGTGCTCCAGACTGGATCCAATTACACGTCGTGCATGGGAAGAGCACAGTGCTCATCAGGACCAGGACAAGATttaa